The genomic stretch CAGCTCATGCCATCTTGGCATTCCCAATCGACGTTCACACCGTCTTATAGATATATACGCCTCAAGTCCGTAGGCGAAGTGATCATACTGCACTGAGGGCACAGCTTTTTGGCTCCCAAAGTATGCAACCAACATTCCTCGCAGTAAACATGCCAACAACAAATAGATACAACCGGTTTCCTAAAGTCATCCATACATATCAGACATTTAGGTCGATTTTGTATGAATCCTTCGTATTCACGAATCTTCGACTTCAGTGATTCAATTATCTGGTCTCCGTTTTCGCCATTTCGATCCTCCGAAGTCATGTGAacatgctgctgctgttgctgcggGAAACGAGCGACTGTATGTCTACTGGTCCCTTCGCCGGGATTGTCTTGTTCGGGTCTCTTAAGTGTTAAAGGTTCATTTGCCATTACTAAACCGCGAAGATAGGAATCTTTAAATCGATTATCGGCCATTGGATAAATAACATCACGCTCGGAGTATTGTGGAGGCCCATAAATCTGCGTTTCATCACCGTCAACATTCAGCTCGTCATCAGTATCCTCTGCGTTTGTTACTCGTACAGCTGTACTCGCCAGAGCACCGGTTTGATGTAACATACTAGTTGTGCGAACTCGTGTATGTCCGGCCCATTCATAAACCTCAAAGTTTTCTCCTTCTACATCAATACTTACATCATCGTCATCAGAATCATTTACCCTAGAGGACACACCATTCCCgtttatttcagattttttgagACAATTTTCCACGTGAGATGTTATATCTTCTGACACCACCTTATTGCATACAGGGCAGTTACTGTCTTCTGTTTTGCGTTTTCGAGTCTTTATCTGAAATAAAAAATAGTATGAATACATAAACTACGCATTCAAATGACTGCGATTGTACCTTCAATCTTGCTTGACGATTATTCTTAATTTTCTGATAGGTTCCCCAGCATTCTTCAGGAGTTGCCAATGGAGCCGAATCTGTCGTGTCTTCTGTGGAGTGTCCATTTGTTATTCCGGTGCTACCACCAATTTTGGTCCCATAAATATTACCGCTCGGGCCAGCTACAGGCGAAGCCCTATCAGTGACTGCGGTGTAGCTCGCACTCGCACTGGAAGCATTTGTTCTAGGTTTAAGAATTCTATCAAGTCGCTCCACTTCCAACGCGAAATGTTGGTCAATATCATTGGGGCGAAGTGTGATGCCGCAAATCGGACAACAAAGCGTTTCCGTTTTAGGTTTCCTCTGTCGAACGAAATTTCCACTGTCTCCGCTGCCACCGGCTTTTAAATTCTCTTCCACACACTGGTGATCCATTGAAAACGTTGCAAGGCTAGCTGTTTATGCATTTAAAAACAGACCACATCAATACACACTCGAGCTGCGTATCGAGAAATTTAATTCTGCTAGAATAATGCAAATCTGAATATAAATTCAAGACTTTGTAAAAACTTGCTAGcacaaaaattgtttgttttcagATTTTGGGCACTAACACCACAGACTCACAGACTCATCAAATGAAATGCGTAAATAAAATGTATATACTCACAGCATAGTACACAGCATGGCGCAAGGGGTAATGTAGAACTGAcgtaaaaaatgaaaactttaAACCCCGCCTCACTTTTTCCCTTTTTCAGTTTAAATTTGTATTGCGACTTTCGCACCATTTTGAACTACCCCGTCATcgtaaaacagaaatattctAGTATATCGACAAAGATACTTCAttattagcgaatttctttattccactgtgttcgGGCAAATCTGTGGaggaataaagaaacgacatcGCAATTTACGACGCAAGTGAGCAAGAGGTGCCAgttaattgtttacgaactaagcacgtgtGGTGGCGGGT from Wyeomyia smithii strain HCP4-BCI-WySm-NY-G18 chromosome 3, ASM2978416v1, whole genome shotgun sequence encodes the following:
- the LOC129730823 gene encoding E3 ubiquitin-protein ligase RNF220, whose translation is MDHQCVEENLKAGGSGDSGNFVRQRKPKTETLCCPICGITLRPNDIDQHFALEVERLDRILKPRTNASSASASYTAVTDRASPVAGPSGNIYGTKIGGSTGITNGHSTEDTTDSAPLATPEECWGTYQKIKNNRQARLKIKTRKRKTEDSNCPVCNKVVSEDITSHVENCLKKSEINGNGVSSRVNDSDDDDVSIDVEGENFEVYEWAGHTRVRTTSMLHQTGALASTAVRVTNAEDTDDELNVDGDETQIYGPPQYSERDVIYPMADNRFKDSYLRGLVMANEPLTLKRPEQDNPGEGTSRHTVARFPQQQQQHVHMTSEDRNGENGDQIIESLKSKIREYEGFIQNRPKCLICMDDFRKPVVSICCWHVYCEECWLHTLGAKKLCPQCSMITSPTDLRRIYL